The DNA window GCATAGTGTCCAAGTCTGATTTTTAGTTAGAGCAGTGATTTCATTATTCatggcttctatccatttaggaTGAAGACTTGCTTGTTTATAGTTACTAGGTGTTTCATCAGTAGTAATGGCAGAAATATAAGCAAAATAAGTAGGAGAAATGTGAGAATAAGATATATATTTAGAAATGTCATACAAATGAGGAGTATAAATGGCATTACAGTCGAAATCTTTTAGATGGGCTGGTGCAGATCTAAGCCTAGTAGAAGTTCTGTTTGGTGGGGGATTGATGGTGGTTGTAGGTGCATTAGTGGATTGAATTTCCTGTGTATTAACAGGAATCTGTGGACCTGTGATGTCTACTTGAGTAGCAGAATTTGTTGGTGATGTATGAGGTGTTTCATGAATGGGATTAACATGGTTATATGTAGGTTGAGTTGTGTGGGGATCAAATAAGAAGGGAATGGTGGAACTATTATTGTCAAGGGGAGGAGGGATGGTATCTATAGTCTGTGGAGCATAAGGAAAGATTTCCTCATGGAATTTACAGTTCCTAGATGTGAAGATGGATCTGTTATGTAGGTCAAACAGCAGATAGCCTTTAATACCACTAGGATATCCTAAGAATAGACTTTTAATGGCTCTAGGGTCCAGTTTGTCTCGGTTTCTAGAGATGGTGGAGGCATAGGCAAGGCAGCCAAATGTTTTGAGGTCATTGTATGTAGGGTCCGTTTTAAAAAGCAGTTGGTAAGGATTTTGTTGGTTGAGGAGAGGGCTGCAAATTCTGTTTATTAAGAAAGTAGAGTGACACAATGCATAAGACCAAAAACATTTGGAAAGTTTGGCATGAAATAACAGGGATCTAGTAACATTAAGGAGATGCCTATGCTTTCTTTCTACAGTtgagttttgttgtggtgtttccACACAACTCCTTTGATGCAATATGCCAAGAGAGGCATAGTAAGAAGGCATTAGAAATTCTGTACCATTGTCAGTTCTAAGAGTTTTAATGCTACAAGAAAATTGATTTTGGCAGTAAGCAATAAAGTTCTTAATATGCAGCCTTGTTTCAAATTTGTTATGCATAAGAAATGTCCATGTATATCTAGAATAGTCATCAACAACAGTTAAAAAATATTGGTAACCATCTAAGGAAGGGTGGGAGATAGGCCCCCAAATGTCCATATGCACAAGTTGAAAACAATGAGTAGAAATAGAATGACTTGTAGGAAAGGGCAATTTTGTTTGCTTAGCCAAGTGACAAGTATTACATGTAGAATGTTTATGAGTTTTGATTACAGGAAATTGCTTAGACATGGATTGTAAGACTTCTAAAGAAGGATGACCTAGGCGATGGTGCCACAGGGGGTAGGTGACTTGAGTGATGTTAATAGTATTGCAATTAGCTGTGTGGATGGGTAGTGTGTCCAAGATGTACAAGCTATGTTGCTGAGTCACTTGACCAATCATTTGCTTGGTAGACACATCCTGAATGAAGCAGGAATTGTGTAAGAAAGTAATGGTGTAAGGTGATGTGCTGCATAGTTTGGATATAGATATGAGGCTAAAGTGAAATTCAGGCATATAAAAAACATCATGTAAATGAAAATTATCTGCTAAAATAATAGAGCCAGAAAATTTAGCATAGAGTTTAATACCATTTGGTAGGTGAATATTTACAGGTTGAATTTTAGTAAGGGTGGAGAAATGTTGGATAAAGGGACATACATGGTGGGAAGCACCAGAGTCTAAGATCCATGAAGAGCTATTATGAAAGGGTTTACCTGTAGGGACTATACCTGATATGATGCCTGCATCTGGTGTGTTGGACTTGGCCTGCGAATTGTCTTTCTTTGATTGTTGTAGTAGTTGAAGCAGAAGCTGGTAATCTTCCTTTGATATAGGAAGTTCTTTTTCCGTGGCAGCAGGCTTGGATTCAGGAGCATTCTTGGTGTTCTTTGAACGGTATCCAGGAGGGAAACCATGTTTGAAGTAGCAATTGTCGATAGTATGGTTTGTTTTGCTGCAATTGGTGCAGAGCATAGGAGTTTTCGAAGGAGCTTTCCCTTTATGCTTTGTGTTGGAATTTGCATATAGAATAGCAGGTGTTGTGGTGGAAGCCGGTGAAGTTTGAATCTGTTGTTGAGCAATCAAGGAATAAACCTTGCTGATATTGGGCAAAGGATCAAGAAGTAGAATCTGGGTGCGAATATTCTGATAGTTGTCGTTGAGACCCTTGAGGAAGCACGAAACGTATTCCATGTGTTTGTAATTACGCACAGCTTTGGCTAAATCACAGGTGCAAGGTGTAGGGCATGAACATGAAGGTGTAGGGCGTAAATCTTCAAGTTCATCCCATAGAATTTTCAGATCGGTGAAATATGTGGATAACGATCTATCGCCTTGCTGAATCGAATGTAAATCGCGAAGGAGATCGGAAAAGCGAAAGTAGTTACCTTTCGTGAATCTTTCACGAAGATCTTCCCATAGTTCATAAGCCGAATCAAAGCAAATGGTGCTCTGTGCAATGTGGGGAGATAAGGTACGATTGATCCATGAGAGAACCATGCTGTTGGCGCGATCCCAGAGCTCGAAATCAGGATCGGTAGATGGTGGTTTTGGGAGGCTGCCATTGATGAACGAAATCTTGTTCTTGGAGGTTAAGGCACGGCGCATAGATTTACTCCAGTTGTGGTAATTGTTGTCATCAAGAGGAGGAGCAACAATGGTAGCACCTGGATTTTCACCCGGATGAAGGTAAAAGGGATTTCTTGGATTCAAGCTTGGATCCATGGATATATGCGTTGATTTTGGTGTTGTAGGGTCTTCGTCAGAAGATGTCATGAAGGTGTTATGTGAGAAGAAAGAAAGGATGCGGAAAAGAAGGTTtgtgctctgataccatattacagGTTatgtgttgatgaagatgatgaataagcCATAGGCGGCAAAAGAAGAATCTGAATTTCTGTGTGTAAAAATGTTATGTTTACAATATCCAGCTGGGCCAGTATATATACATCGTATAGTAAGCCCAGTATGACATAAGGCCCAATAAACTAAAATACAGAATATTAAATAAAGGCCTAATATAATCTAATATCAATGGTGTGTCCCATGTCATAATAATGACTATTCAATTCCTTTTGTCTAATCAAATTCCATTGAGGATCATGATGGTGACTATATCCTTCAAAGAAGAACGAGCCCTCTTGAATCATAAAGAACTTAGAAACAAAGCCATAGCTTGGCTTTGTCAACTAAGCCTTATAGGCTACTGTTCTAGACTAGGTTGAGTGTCAATCCTCTGAATTCCAAATCACAATTCCAAATCACTCAGGTCTTATGAAATAAAGAGGACCATATAACGGAAACGTCCAAGAGGTGTAGTGAGTCCTAATTGAGAAGCCCTCTACGACTCATTACATGGGGAGAGTCACAGGATATCATGACACCTTTTCAATGAAACAATTGTTCTGGAGAAGGTTCTATAACCTCTAGACCTTAAACCTTAACTATAATGTCTAATGAACGATAGAAACTCAAAGACATACTATTATAAATCTTTATCCTTACATTTACCTTTGTACGTGACTTAATTACGAGAGTGTTTGTAATACATCCCCACCATTTGACACAATATATGAAGGATTTATGTCGTCAAACTCATCAtcatctaatttttttttgttggaaatcttggtatccggccttgcgaCCGGCTTATCTAAGAGGGACTAATCCCGCCGTCCAAGTTCTGTATGGACTGGCCCAACAAGGATTGCTAGCATCTAGCAGGATTCAAACTCAAGAcattgagaggagcacactctcaagacccaagcctCCACCGCTAGACCAACCTTTGGGGTCTATAATTAATTCACTCAATTAACATCCATGTGGATGAAAATCTAAAATTTTCGACCCACACAATTGTACATTTGTCAACCTTTGCATGTGTGGTGTTGCCACTTAATTGCATAAGTGTAAGTAACCATACAAAGTAATAGAGTTTctttatgttttaaatgtttcatCTTAGATGATGTTAGCGAAAACTCTCTATTTTAGGATAGTCCCCATTTCAAAAGTGTTTAAATacataagtaaaataaaataataaaatattttttaaacaattgtTTGTTTGACCATGATAGCTTCTCTAAATTCATTGAAGATGAGTGGAAAAATCTTGAAGTGACAGGGAGTGGCAATTTTGTTCTCAAAGAAAAGCTAAATTACAATAAGAGTAGATTGAAGTGGTGGAATAGAAATGTGTTTGGCTGGATAAATCTGAAAATGGAGGATGCAGTGGAGGAGATGAATGATCTAGATAATTTGCTTGTCACTTGTAATGGATGGTCTATAGCTATAATGGTGGAGTACTGAGCTCTAGTCTCTAATGAGATTTGGAGAAATTTGGAGTTAAAAGAGAAAATCCTTAGACAAAAATCTAGACAAATGTGGCTCAAGGACGGTGATTAGAATTCCAAAATATTTcataaagtgatgaaagagaGTGAGAAGGAATAATATAAATATGTTGACCATTTCTCATGATAGAGTAGAAGGGTTGAAGGAGGTTAAAGATGGAGTGAAGAGTCATTTTGAGAACTTTTTTAAAGAAGATGGTGGATTTAGACCTACTCTTGAGAGTTTAGAGTTtgattctttttcagattctaatAGGCACATGCTTGAAGAACCTTTCTCAAAGAAGGAAATCAAAAAAATGGTGTGGAGGATGGTAGTAAAAGTGCAGGCCCTGACGGCTTTAgttttgagtttttaaaaaatagtttggaTGTGGTTAAGGAACATGTGCTTAGGTTCAATAGAGATTTTCATTCTAAGGCTGGGTTAACTAAAGCTTGCATTGCCTCTTTCATAACTCAAATTCCCAAAATTAATAATCCTTAATTTGCTTGGTGGTGTGCCTCTACAAGATTCTCTCCAATTTATTGGCTCTTAGGTTGAGGAAAGTTGTTGGAAGGCTAGTGTCCACAAACCAATATGCTTTTATTTCAAGAAGGAGTGTTATGGATGGTGTTCTGATGGTGAACAAAGTTTTAGACATGGCTAACAGAGATAGAAGAAGTTTCTTGGCTGTGAAGGTATACTATGAGAATGCTTATGATATTGTGAATTGGAATTATATTGGGTTTATCCTCAAAAGAATGAGGTTTAGGGTGAAGTGGAATCAATGGATGGAGGCGTGTATATTCAACTGTACAATGCAAGTTATTGTTAATGGTAGTGTCACTAGAGATTACAAAGTTGAGAAGGGGTTGAGGCAGGGGGTCCTCTATCCCTTTTTTGTTTGTCTTGGTTATGGAGGGCCTTCCTAGAGTAATGAAAAATTCGTGGAGATAAGAGAGTTTCTTAGTTATGTTGTGAATGAGGAGGTATCTTTAGATATCATCCAATATGTTGATGATACTCTGATTCTAAGTAAAGGAAGTCAGAATAATATTTGGTATGTAAAGTCAATTCTTCGAGGACATTAAGGACAAAAACCATAAAAGATTATGCTCATCAAAGATAAAAGATTGATTAGAAAAAAGTAATTATATTTGGCGGACGAATCTAATAAAATTGGCTGCTAACAAAGGCCTGTAGAAAAATAGTTTTACTGAAAACATTGTGTATCATCTTGGAGAAGGATCTAAAATAGCTTTTTGGGACAACAAGTGGTTAGATGATAAAACCTTgaaagaagtttttccagaagttTTTGAGTTAGCAGGTAACCCTTTTTCTAGCATAGCAGATTCAGGGTTCAGGTTTGGGTCGGTTTAGAATTGGATCTAGCGGTTAACATTGAAGATGTTGATGGCACTATCATTGATCAGGTGGAGGATTAAGAAATTTGTTGCAGGATGTGGAACCAGATCCTACTGTCGAGGACAATTTCTCCTAGCTAGCTGACAATTATAATGTGTTCATTGTTAGCTCGTGTTATACTGAATTGGCAAGAACTTCCAATGGTTTTGTGCTTCGAAAATTTGTATGTCGACCAGTCAAACTTATGGCAGATCAAAGAACCTTCAAAAGTGCTCATCTTTGGTTGGAGAGTGATTCTTAACAAGCTTCCAACTAGAGACCAATTGGTGAAAAGAGGTGTAATTAGTAGTGATTATGTTAATAGTAGAAGTTGTGCATTATGTTTCCAGGAGGATGAAAACAAGCATTATTTGTTTATCGACTATCACATTGCTAGAAGATTCTGGGATGTTGTCCTGAATTGGGTTGGAAGGCAAGTAGGAGGCATTGAGTGGACTCTGTCCAGTTTCATTTATCGTTGTCATCAGTGGAAGCGAACGGATTCAAGTTATGCTGTCatgtttgaaaaagttttttcaactttaaaaattattttttgtctATCAAATTTTTATCTTGGAAATGGGCAGCTTTAGATTGCGAAAATCATTTTAAGTGTAGTTTCTTTGAATGATTTTCTTATCCTTTAAATTATATTAGgagataattaatttttttttatccttGTTGTATGTGGGTTTGAGTACCTTGTATATTCAATTGCTTCAATAAAATGATcacttatttaaaatataaaaaaattcattataGTTAAATATATGAAAACAATATTGATcttaaataaaattcaatcccaAAACAAAATCATGTTATTTGGAGCATGTCAGAATCATTTTAAGATGACATTCACCCTAGATTAGTTAtagttcaattttaataaaatattaactaCAATTTAActgttaaaaatattttagatctTATATGGTATGCGTCTTGCAGGCTTTCAAAATCAGTCGTACACTAGAAAGTAGAAACATCTATCTAAATTACTTGCACTAAactctaagagtgtgtttggatggagcattttaatgagggaaagtaatgttttgagggaatttaaaatgatttgaccaaaatccattgtttggatacaaaaatgaagaattgttaaaatgatggaaatttatggagtattttatctaagttaaatttaatcattttgaaatgacaccaaaaaccaaagaatttgaaattcctctcatgttccatagaatgtatttgttattattacttcttcaaattttacaaattggtcttcatattttccaaaattataaaattgaccccaaaattttttaaaaaattgcaaattggtccttaataatttttaaaatttaaaatttggtccttcaaatttttaaaaattgcaatttggtccctacttttcaattttttaatttggtccaaaaaatttatattttataaaaaaatcacccaaaaaatctaacaataaattaccttaatacttcatccaaacaaaataatttaaaatgaatggatttcaattgaatcatttgaattgctttgaattttaaattcccttaaaatttctaattacctcatccaaacacactctaatagTACAATAAGATTACTTTTAATATTCTCTTTACTAATTATTTTGCTTATTAAAAAAGAACTATCTAGATAAAGAGgaataaaaaatccaaataaaagcTATCCCTTCACCAGTTAAGCAAATTATACTGTTCATAAAGGTGAAGAAACAATTTTCTAGTTTTGTGTTAGGCAGCCAAAAACTTAATGCTTGTTCTCTCAAGTTTGGCTAGACACCAGATTGTCGTTTTTCTGCTAGGCACCTACAGAACATAATATCACCTAATTCATCTGCATGTGTTGCCGCACTTTACCCTAATAAGTGCTTTCAGACACTGACTCTCATTGTTTGTTTTTGTTCCTATAccagagaaagaaagagaacatTATGCGCtgtatttgtatatttttatCACTTCTTTTTTGATCTATTTGTTTCTTCTTTGTTCTAAAGCTCTTTTGCTTAATTTTAAGTGTTTCGTTTTATTAACTGGTGACTTCTTTGATGAATTTATTTATAGTTATATTTGAAACATATTGAATACTGAATATAGTTGATTCTCTCAATTAGTATTTAAATTTTGTTAATCATATTCAAACTTAAGTTTAAATAATTGAACTCATTTGctttattctctctttttttttcttttttaattttgtatcCTTTAGTAACctcctttattaaaaaaaatatatcgaATTTGAGGAGAGAAAACGTTTGAAAAACCATTATTTaaaaattggaagaaaaaaaaaaacctttatttTTTGTTCTATTTGATGACAATGAAGTTCATTTTCTTTCATTATCCTCTCACATATACATATTAGCAACAGACTATAAAGGAGAAtcacactgtcataccccaaaatttgcccacattatttctcttattcaagcttCAAGTCCATAGGCAAAAGCTcataaacacactctcctatacaaaagctctgaactagggtttgattaattcaatggaaaatcattaaatcaatggctcaaggtggttccatagggtcaccaacatcccaaagtatctccatataaagtttcaagtcaaacagagcaaatttagtccctcaaatcctgattaggtcaacagtcgactctcaagggcaaaacagtcatttcaagacAATatacaagatatttggtcaacaacatcctcataaccctaaaatcatcatttgatcaagggttgatcatgatgatgcaaggaaagatcagaaaagtcaaaagtcaaaagttactattttgggcatgaattgaaaaagtcaaccaaactttgaaaattcaccaaatattcatacttcatcagaaaaattcccactaaagcttactttgaagggaattcattcctctatccaatggtccaagaatcagagctcataggtcaatggtttaagagatatggcttcatacattataagtccttttcaaaagtcaaccaaaagacacctttttcaaaagctcataaaatgagaatgaaaaatgattttgatatgagaccaaatacattggttagaggactctctaaggtttctaaaaagtcctagaacacctccatacctcaaaaattgagggagatacaccttgtcaaagttggactattttgtgatgaaaatgtgaagagaaaaggtcacaaaatctaaaatctt is part of the Vicia villosa cultivar HV-30 ecotype Madison, WI linkage group LG2, Vvil1.0, whole genome shotgun sequence genome and encodes:
- the LOC131651119 gene encoding uncharacterized protein LOC131651119, with the translated sequence MLTISHDRVEGLKEVKDGVKSHFENFFKEDGGFRPTLESLEFDSFSDSNRHMLEEPFSKKEIKKMVWRMILSNLLALRLRKVVGRLVSTNQYAFISRRSVMDGVLMVNKVLDMANRDRRSFLAVKVYYENAYDIVNWNYIGFILKRMRFRVKWNQWMEACIFNCTMQVIVNGSVTRDYKVEKGLRQGVLYPFFVCLGYGGPS